ACGGCCCGGACCTTGTCGGGCGGCGGATAGGCGCCGCCGAGCTGATAGTCGAAGACGGCGTTCGCGGCAGGTGGCCGCACCGCGGTGGGAGCAGCGGGGGAGGGCGTGGATGTCCCCGGGCCGGCGGTGTGCGGGGGACGGCCGGCGGAACATGCCGTGCCGAGCGCCATGACCAGGACAAGGGCGCCGACGGCGAGGGAACGTGGAGAGTGCACGAGCGGAGCTTATGCGCGGATGCCGCAAACAGCCCCCGGATACGGCGCCGGCGGCGCGGTCGAGTGCGCCTCGCGGTCCGCGTGTGCCTCCCGGTCCGTGCGGGCCGAGAGGCACTGTGGTCGGCGGCTGTGATCCTGCGGCCCCGTGCCCGAATGCATGAGACCGCGCCCCCGTTCAGCTGCGCGACTGCGCCGTGGTCAGCGCTTGACCACGAACGCCTGGCCCTGCTTCGACTTGGCCGAGCAGGACTTCTTCTCCGCGGTGGTCATCTTGCGGGTCTTGACGGTCACCGCATTGCTCTGTCCGTCCGTCCCGTTGGGCGCGGGCCCGGTGACGGTGTCCGGCACGAACCAGTAGTAGTGGTCCCACTTCGGGCTGTCGTAGTGCGTCTGCCAGGTGCCGGTGACGGTCTGCATCACCTGCGCACGGGAGATCCAGCCCACCTCGCCGGGCTTCACCGTCATGTTCAGCGAGCTGTTCTCGGTGTGCGAGCTCGACCAGGTGTGGCTGTAGGTCGCGGTGACACTCAGGTCGATGATGCCGGCGATGTTTCCGCCGGCCGTGACGGAGACCCCCGCCGAGTCCGTGGAGCCCACGGTGTCGGACCAGCCCATCGACTGGGTGGCGTCCGAAGTACTGCAGTTGTACAGGGAGTTGGAGACCTGGCGGAAGTCTCCGAGGTACGCCTTGCCGAGCTTCGGCTCGTTGAAGGTGCACTTCCCCTCGCCGGAAGCGCAATCGGCTATGAGCTGCTCCCGGGTGGGTTCGTCCGCCGCGGCGGCCGGCACGGCCATCGCCGCGACCAGGCCCAGTGACACCGTGGACAGCGCCATCAGCCGGCTTCCGTGGCGGATCATTTTGCTTCTTGCCATCGTGCTTGTTACCTCTCGCCCAGCTTTGTGGAAGCGACGAGTCCGAGTGTGACCTTCGTCGCTGTTAGGTTTGAGACTGGTGTGAAATCTGATTCAACTACACCAAGAATTAGTAAAGTTGTAGTTGATGGTGAAACGGACTCTTTAAGGGGATTGAAGCGGAGGCAGCATCAGGTCCGTGCGAGGGCCCCGTTGAGGACGGTGCCGACGGCGCGCGAGACGAAGTCCTTGTCGAGGGGCAGCTGTCGGAGGACGACGCGCACCCAGGCGGCCCCGGCCAGCAGATCCACCAGCAGCATGGTGTCGGTGTCCGGCGCGAGTTCGCCGCGGGCGAGGGCACGATCGAAGACCGGCTGCTCCAGCGCGATCCGGTCCGCGAAGAACTCCCGTATGTGCACGGCAAGTTCGGGGCTCTGAGTGGCGGCGCCCAGTACGGAGACGGCGATATCGGAGGAAGGCCGCGTGGTGAGGAGGGTCACCACCGTGCGCAGCAGGGACTCCAGATCTCCGGCGAGGCTGCCGGTGTCGGGAGGTGTGAAGTCGAGCCGGCGCGCGCCGATGAGTGCGGCACCCAGGAGTGCTCCCTTGGACGGCCACCAGCGGTAGATCGTGGTCTTGTTGACGCCGGACCGCTGGGCGACCCCCTCGATGGTCAGCCCCTCGTAGCCCCTCTCCGCCAGTAGATCCAGCGTGGCGTCGAAGATCTCCTGTGCCTTCCGTGGGCCGCCGCTGCGCCGTGTTCCGTGCCGCTCCTCGCTCATGAGGGGAGATTAGCATCAAGAACAACGCAACGTTGCGTTGCGTTTGAGGTAGCGTGCCGGGCATGGAGTCCAAAGAAGCCGGGCTGCCCATCGTCTTCGTGCACGGCATGCGCGTGAGCGGCACGATGTGGCGACCCGTGATGCAAGTCATCGGAGAGCGGCACCCCATGGCGGCGCCCGACCTGCCGGGCCACGGCGAACGGCGAGGAGAACCCTTCGGCATGTCGGACGCCGTGGCGGCGGTCGCCGATGCCGTGGACGAACTCGGCGGCCGTGCCCTGCTCGTCGGGCTGTCCCTGGGCGGCTATGTCGCCCTCGCCACCGCCGGTGCCCACCCGGACCGTGTCCTCGGCCTGGTGGCCATGGGCTGTACGGCATTGCCGCGCGGGCCGTTCGGCGCCGTCTACCGGGGAGCGGCGCGGCTGGCGGCCCGGCATCCCGAGGAGGCCAACCGGCTCAGCGCCTTCGCGTTCCGCCGCGCACTGCCCCGCCCCCAGGCGGACGCCATGGTCGCGGGCGGTCTGATTTCCGAGATCACGCCGAGCGTCGTGGAGGCCGTGCAAGGGACGGATCCACTGGCGTCACTCTCCGTGTACCCGGGCCCGGTCTGGTTGGTGAACGGCGAACGCGACCACTTCCGCCGCCATGAACGCCGCTTCCTCCACGCCTGCCGCGACGGGCGCCTCGTCATCCGGCCGAGGTGCGGACACCTCACCGGCCTCACCGGTGCAACGGACGTCGCTCGGCAGGTGCTCGATGCGGCCGCGGTCATCACGGCCCGGACACACGAGGCCACGCGCCAGGGGGGTGTGTGATGACCGGCCGGGAGTGGAGCGTGGAGGAATCCCTGGAAATACCGGCCCCGCCGCAGACCGTCTATGCGGCCCTCGCCGACGTCCGGCGGATGAAGGAGTGGAGCCCGGAAGTCGTCTGGGTGTGGCCCCGCGGCGACCGTTTCGTGGGCATCAACCGGAAGGCCTGCTGGGTCTGGTTCGCCACCTGCCGGATCGTCACCGCCGACCCCGGCCGCGAATTCGCCTTCGACAACACCACCTTCGGCCTGCCCGTGGCGCGCTGGGGCTATCGGCTGACCCCGACGGAGCAGGGCACCTTGGTCACCGAGTACTGGACCGACCGCCGTCGCCGCGGGTGGCGCCGCCGGCTCGCCGAGCTGCTGGGGCTGGTCTTCACCGGCACCCCGGCCGCCCGCCGCGCCGCACTCAATCGCGCCGGTATGCGCACGACCCTCCGCCGGCTGAGTGCCGCCTGCCGGACGGCCGCTTGAATCGCGTCGGCCTCCCCGGCGCGTGGAGGGGGAGGCCCCGGCCCGCGCGCCGGTAGCCGTCAAGGGGTAGGCCATATGGCTATAAATCACCCCACCCCATGCGTCCGTTTCCCCACCGGAAGAGGCGTTCCAGCGGCAAAGCGCAAGGTCTGCCCCCTCTTCCGGTTTTGGTGCACGACGGGGTACTTCTGATGGCAGCGCGCACCGACCGGACACCCACGCGGACCAGGAAGGACGGACCTGTCATGAGCGACGACCTGTCACCCGAGGCGGAACCGGAGGAGAGGGCCGGTGAGGGCTGGTACGTCGATACGCGCTGCACCAACTGTGATGTGGCCCGGCAGCTGGCCCCCGACATGATCCGCGAACAGGACGGGCGGGCGGAAGTGTTCCGGCAGCCGCAAACCGAGGCGGAGCAACGGCAGTTGTACGCGGCCGCCTTCGCCTGCCACACCCGCTCCATCCGCCACCCCGCGCACCACCTCACCCCCGACGTGGACCCCTTCCCCCTCGCCCTGGACGACACGGTTCATCACTGCGGCCACAACTCCCGCCACACGGCGGGGGCGAACGCCTACCTGCTGCGCCGGCCCACGGGAAGCACGATGATGATCGACACGCCCCGATGGAGCGCCGAACTGGCCGACCGCTACGAGGGGTTGGGCCCCGTTACCGACGTCCTGCTCACCCACCGGGACCATGCCGCGCACGGCCGCCGCTACGCCGACCGGTTCGGGGCCCGGCTGTGGATCCACGAGGGTGACCTCGACGCCGCTCCGGACGCGGACCACCTCATCCGGGGCACCGACCCGGTCGAGATCGGTGCGGGGGTGACCGCGTATCCGCTGCCCGGCCATACACGTGGCAGCGTGCTCTACCTCGCCGATGGGATGTACTGCTTCAGCGGCGACAGCTTCTACTGGTCGCGCACCACCGCCGATCTGGAGGTGGCCGCCAGTGTCACCTGGTACTCGATCACGGAACTGGCCGCTTCCCTGGCCCGGACGGCTCCTCGGCTGCGCTTCGAGTGGGTGCTGCCCGGCCACGGCGACCGCAAGCGGCTCCCGGCCGAGGAGATGACCCGCCGCCTCGCGCACCTGACGGCCCGCACACGCACCCTTCAGCCGCAGCCCATCGACTTCACCGCTGTGCGCTGGTGAAGAGGGCGGCCGGAGCAGGGCCGGGGGAGGCCGCCTGCCCCGGTGTGTTCGGGCCGCCCACGCTCCCGCACCAGGACCGGCGGCCCGCCCGTACGGCGCCCTCGCTCACCGGGCCCGGGTGGCCACCACCAGCCGGCACCGAGGGCTGCCGTCGGGGCGGCGGCCGAGCTCCGGGAGAGCCTGCAGCTGCACCTCGAAACCGGCCTGGATCAGCTCCGCGCGCACCTCGGCGAGCCGGAACGTGCGGTAGTACATGACGAAGTCCGGGCGCCACAGCGCGTTGCGCACCCGCATCACCGCGTCGAAGGCCAGCAGCGTCCAGTAGCCGGCCGACCCCGGCCGGGGCGGAGCCCCGATCGGGAAGACGAACCGGCCTCCGGGGCGCAGCACGGAGTGGACCTGCGCGAACAGCCCCGGCCGTTCCCGGGGCAGGAAGTGCCCGAACGCGCCGAAGCTCACCGCGAGGTCGAAGACCGGCCCGAAGGGGAGGGCCCGTGCGTCCGCGCGTACCCACTCGACGCGCGGTGCGGCCGCGCTCACCCGTTCACGTGTCCGGCCCACGGAGAGCATCCCCGCGCTGATGTCGACACCGGTGACCCGCTCCCGGCAGACCTGCCGCAGGACATCCATGCCCGCGCCGGTTCCGCAGCACAGATCGAGACCGCTGCCGAACGGCCCGAGCCCGTGCAGCGCCCGTGACACCGGCGTCAGCACCCGGTCCGGGGTCCGGAAGGGAGTGTGGTCGAACTTCGGGGCGAGCAGGTCGTAGCCCCGCTCGACGGAGGACAGCGCCTGGACGGCGAGTTCACGGAAGGTGGGTCCCTGGGGTGCGAACATCGCCCTCAGCATAGATCCGGTCCGTACTTCACCGCATCGGCCCCGGCGGGTGGTGGTACCGTGCTGGAGAGACGCACTCGTGCTCGCCGATATTCCGGCGCCGGTGCCTCTTTCTCCGCTTCTCTCCGTAGCGGATTGCTTTCCCTCGCTGTTGCGCCCGCTGATTCCCGGCCGGCGATCCAGCACAGCTCTTCGGCACCCGCACTCCAGCGATGCCGCAGCTTTCTCTCTCCGGCCGCGGGCCTTTCGCCCGCGGGGCGTGATCTCACTGCCCTTCCCTGCCGGCTCCCTCCCATCGGCCCTGTTCCCATGTCCCGAGAGGACCCCCGTGACCAGTAGCACTCACCTCAGCACCCCCACCACCGCCGCTTCCCGCACCGTCGCACCGCCTGCTGCCGCGTCCTCGACATCACCCGTCGTCACGGCTGCCGGGGTCCTGGAGACGGTGAACGGACGGCAGGAATCCGGATTTCTCCGCGTGGAGGGCTGCCGTGCCTCGTCCCGCGACGTCCGGGTGCCCGCCGCCCTGATCCGTGCGGCCGGCCTGCGCACCGGCGATTTCGTCGTAGGGGTCTGCGACCGGCCGCGGTCGCTCGCCCGGATCGAAACGGTCAACGGGCACCGGCCGGGCGCCGTGCGCGGCCGGCCGCACTTCCGGGACCTCACACCGCTGCACCCTCGGCACCGCATACGCCTGGAAAGCGCCGCAGGCGGACCGGCCCCGCGCATCGTCGACCTGCTGGCGCCGGTCGGCAAGGGACAGCGCGGGCTGATCGTGGCACCGCCGAAGACGGGGAAGACCGTGCTGCTGCAGCAACTCGCGGCCGCCGTCGCCGAGAACCACCCCGAATGCCGGCTGATGGTCGTGCTGATCGACGAACGGCCGGAAGAAGTCACCGAGATGCGCCGTTCGGTGCGCGGCGAGGTGCTCGCCTCCACCTTCGACCGTCCGGCCAAGGAACACATCGCCCTCGCCGAACTGGCCGTGGAGCGCGCCAAACGACTCGTCGAGCACGGGCAGGACGTCGTCATCCTCCTCGACTCCCTCACCCGGCTGTGCCGGGCGCACAACAACGCCGCTGCGTCCGGCGGCCGTACGCTGAGCGGAGGCGTCGACGCCGCCGCGCTGCACGGCCCCAAGCGGCTCTTCGGCGCGGCGCGGCTCGCCGAGGAGGGCGGTTCGCTCACCCTTCTCGCCACCGCCCTGGTGGAGACCGGCTCCCGTGCCGACGACTACTTCTTCGAGGAGTTGAAGAGCACCGGAAACATGGAACTCCGTCTCGACCGGGTACTCGCGGGCAAGCGGGTCTATCCGGCGGTCAATGCCGCCGCCTCCGGCACGCGCCGGGAGGAACTGCTGCTCCCGCCGGCCGAGTTGGCGGCAACACGTCGACTGCGCCGCGCCCTCCAGACCGGGGACGGTCAGGCGAACATGCAGTCCCTGCTGGAGAAGGTCCGGCGTACACCCGACAACGCGACGCTCCTGCGGCAGCTGCAGCAGACCGCCCCGGGCGCATGACCGGCTCACCTTCCTCTCGCTCCGACCCAGATGAAGTGGCCCCCGGATGTCTCTCCGAGGGCCACTTCGGCCGGCACCGGCCGGGAGGGCTGCACGTCCTGAACGGCCGGGCGCCGGCCGGGCGTCAGTCGGTCAGCAGGGGTCGCCGAGGGCGGGGTTGAACAGTCCGATGACGCTGACGGTGTTGCCGCAGAGATTGACCGGAATCTGGACGGGGATCTGGATGTTGTTGCCGGACACCACGCCGGGCGAGTCGAGAGCCGCGCCCCCGGCGCCGCTGTCGGCACCGGCGATTCCCGCCCCGCCGAGAACGAGGGCGCAGGCGCCCGCAGTTACCAGAGCACTCTTGATCCGGTGAGCCATCGGTCAGTCTCCTAACTGGTGGAGGAACTGCGGCTCATGGCGTTGCGGTCCTGTTGACCGCGGTGCGCCACGGCTGTGAGCCGCCCGTACGAGGCTGTCGTTCCCCACCGGCTCCCGCTCCAGAGACACCGGGCACGAAGAGCAGACTTTTAGGTGATATGGCCGCTCGTGTTGACGCCCTGGCGGCGCTCGGCCGGACCGCCGCTGCGTCAGTTCTGCTCCGCGGGCAGCAGATGGACTCCGGTCCGGTCGGTGCTCAGGCACAGGGAGCAGACCATCGCGCCATGGCTGTGGCAGGCGGCGAGATCCGGGCGCTCGAAGTCCTGTCGGCACACATGGCACGGGAACGTGGCCGAGCTGGGGTTGCCGTCCTGGTCCAGCAGCGGAGCGTCGATCCCGTCGGAGGTGCGCCGCAAGTAGAACCTGCCCTTGGTCAGGACCGCCATCAGCGGGGTGACGACGAAGGCGATCACCGCCGCCGCGACGGGGGAGTACGGCTGGAGCGTGTCACCCAAGGCGTGGAAGTACAGGGCGATCGACAGTCCGGACGCGGCGAGGAAGGCCACCACTCCCACCGGATTGACCGCGTAGAGCATGCCGCGGCGGAACTCGGGGGCGTGCGGGGAGAGTTTCAGCAGGTACTTGTTGACCATGATGTCGGTGGCGACGGTGACGATCCAGGCGATGGCGCAGTTGGAATAGAACCCGAGGATGTTGTTGAGGAAGCTGAACATGTCCGCTTCCATCAGGATCAGCGCGAAGGCCAGATTGGCGAGGACGAACACCATCCGGCCGGGGTAGCGCTTGGTGACCCGGGTGAACGAGTTCGTCCAGGCCAGCGAACCGGAGTAGGCGTTGGTGACGTTGATCTTGATCTGGCTGATCACGACCAGCACCACGGCCAGCGGGATGACCAGCCAGGACGGCATCATGGCAGCGAAGGCGCCGGTGAACTGCTGGATGGGTTCGGTGGCCGAGGCCGGTCCCACCTCGGCGAGGATGTAGACGGCCAGGAAGACCCCGATGGCCTGCTTGAGCGCGCCGAGCACCACCCACCCGGGGCCGGCCATCACGACGGCCGTCCACCAGGCGCGCTTGTTCTGCTCGGTCTTGGGCGGCATGAAGCGGAGATAGTCGACCTGTTCACCGATCTGCGCGATCAGCGACAGACATACGCCCGCACCCAGCAGCACCGAGGCCGGATTGACGCCACCGCCGCCCTGCGCGCCCGTATACGAGAGGAAGGCGTGCACCGTACCGGGGTCGGTGGCGACCAGGTAGACCAGCGGCCCCACCATCAGCAGCAGCCAGATCGGTGTCGTCCAGACCTGGAGCTTGCTGAGTGCCTTCATCCCGTAGATGACCAGCGGGATCACCATGAGCGTCGAGATCACATAGCCCAGCCACAGGGGCAGTCCGAAGCCCAGCTTCAGGCCCTGGGCCATGATCGAGCCTTCGAGGGCGAAGAAGATGAAGGTGAAGCTGGCGAAGATGACGCTCGTCAGCACCGAGCCGTAGTAGCCGAAGCCGGAGCCCCTGGTGATCAGATCCAGGTCGATGTTGTAGCGCGCCCCGTAGTACGCGAGCGGGAAGCCGGTGACGAAGATGACCACTGCGGCCACGAGGATCGCGGCCAGCGCGTTCCCGGTGCCATGGGTGAGCCCGATGCCCGCACCGATCGAGAAGTCGGCCATGTACGCGATACC
This genomic stretch from Streptomyces nigrescens harbors:
- a CDS encoding TetR/AcrR family transcriptional regulator; its protein translation is MSEERHGTRRSGGPRKAQEIFDATLDLLAERGYEGLTIEGVAQRSGVNKTTIYRWWPSKGALLGAALIGARRLDFTPPDTGSLAGDLESLLRTVVTLLTTRPSSDIAVSVLGAATQSPELAVHIREFFADRIALEQPVFDRALARGELAPDTDTMLLVDLLAGAAWVRVVLRQLPLDKDFVSRAVGTVLNGALART
- a CDS encoding alpha/beta fold hydrolase is translated as MESKEAGLPIVFVHGMRVSGTMWRPVMQVIGERHPMAAPDLPGHGERRGEPFGMSDAVAAVADAVDELGGRALLVGLSLGGYVALATAGAHPDRVLGLVAMGCTALPRGPFGAVYRGAARLAARHPEEANRLSAFAFRRALPRPQADAMVAGGLISEITPSVVEAVQGTDPLASLSVYPGPVWLVNGERDHFRRHERRFLHACRDGRLVIRPRCGHLTGLTGATDVARQVLDAAAVITARTHEATRQGGV
- a CDS encoding SRPBCC family protein; protein product: MTGREWSVEESLEIPAPPQTVYAALADVRRMKEWSPEVVWVWPRGDRFVGINRKACWVWFATCRIVTADPGREFAFDNTTFGLPVARWGYRLTPTEQGTLVTEYWTDRRRRGWRRRLAELLGLVFTGTPAARRAALNRAGMRTTLRRLSAACRTAA
- a CDS encoding MBL fold metallo-hydrolase — encoded protein: MSDDLSPEAEPEERAGEGWYVDTRCTNCDVARQLAPDMIREQDGRAEVFRQPQTEAEQRQLYAAAFACHTRSIRHPAHHLTPDVDPFPLALDDTVHHCGHNSRHTAGANAYLLRRPTGSTMMIDTPRWSAELADRYEGLGPVTDVLLTHRDHAAHGRRYADRFGARLWIHEGDLDAAPDADHLIRGTDPVEIGAGVTAYPLPGHTRGSVLYLADGMYCFSGDSFYWSRTTADLEVAASVTWYSITELAASLARTAPRLRFEWVLPGHGDRKRLPAEEMTRRLAHLTARTRTLQPQPIDFTAVRW
- a CDS encoding class I SAM-dependent methyltransferase, whose protein sequence is MFAPQGPTFRELAVQALSSVERGYDLLAPKFDHTPFRTPDRVLTPVSRALHGLGPFGSGLDLCCGTGAGMDVLRQVCRERVTGVDISAGMLSVGRTRERVSAAAPRVEWVRADARALPFGPVFDLAVSFGAFGHFLPRERPGLFAQVHSVLRPGGRFVFPIGAPPRPGSAGYWTLLAFDAVMRVRNALWRPDFVMYYRTFRLAEVRAELIQAGFEVQLQALPELGRRPDGSPRCRLVVATRAR
- the rho gene encoding transcription termination factor Rho translates to MTSSTHLSTPTTAASRTVAPPAAASSTSPVVTAAGVLETVNGRQESGFLRVEGCRASSRDVRVPAALIRAAGLRTGDFVVGVCDRPRSLARIETVNGHRPGAVRGRPHFRDLTPLHPRHRIRLESAAGGPAPRIVDLLAPVGKGQRGLIVAPPKTGKTVLLQQLAAAVAENHPECRLMVVLIDERPEEVTEMRRSVRGEVLASTFDRPAKEHIALAELAVERAKRLVEHGQDVVILLDSLTRLCRAHNNAAASGGRTLSGGVDAAALHGPKRLFGAARLAEEGGSLTLLATALVETGSRADDYFFEELKSTGNMELRLDRVLAGKRVYPAVNAAASGTRREELLLPPAELAATRRLRRALQTGDGQANMQSLLEKVRRTPDNATLLRQLQQTAPGA
- a CDS encoding chaplin — encoded protein: MAHRIKSALVTAGACALVLGGAGIAGADSGAGGAALDSPGVVSGNNIQIPVQIPVNLCGNTVSVIGLFNPALGDPC
- a CDS encoding purine-cytosine permease family protein; translation: MSAEPRVMAPDNNRQPSHTEAPAESPAEAPGEASTDRAVNETLEDYTLRFAPRSYRRWTPMVVATTALGGIAYMADFSIGAGIGLTHGTGNALAAILVAAVVIFVTGFPLAYYGARYNIDLDLITRGSGFGYYGSVLTSVIFASFTFIFFALEGSIMAQGLKLGFGLPLWLGYVISTLMVIPLVIYGMKALSKLQVWTTPIWLLLMVGPLVYLVATDPGTVHAFLSYTGAQGGGGVNPASVLLGAGVCLSLIAQIGEQVDYLRFMPPKTEQNKRAWWTAVVMAGPGWVVLGALKQAIGVFLAVYILAEVGPASATEPIQQFTGAFAAMMPSWLVIPLAVVLVVISQIKINVTNAYSGSLAWTNSFTRVTKRYPGRMVFVLANLAFALILMEADMFSFLNNILGFYSNCAIAWIVTVATDIMVNKYLLKLSPHAPEFRRGMLYAVNPVGVVAFLAASGLSIALYFHALGDTLQPYSPVAAAVIAFVVTPLMAVLTKGRFYLRRTSDGIDAPLLDQDGNPSSATFPCHVCRQDFERPDLAACHSHGAMVCSLCLSTDRTGVHLLPAEQN